One Sebastes umbrosus isolate fSebUmb1 chromosome 6, fSebUmb1.pri, whole genome shotgun sequence DNA window includes the following coding sequences:
- the bcas1 gene encoding breast carcinoma-amplified sequence 1 isoform X3 — protein MGNDNSKNKELNKNTKSCKKHGNGLSANVTSNGLEVTGNGDTIVQQNGEPLSLNHALESTEYMIVESDCKPADAPVISESHEPINPKEEVTESNEDQTDVSLPATDPKPETANLKQETKSLTSPESVTLDPGPEEEKAPETDNGNGEPVENQEDGNPEENPVMNFFKTLVTTKVTKKETATPDATKVQSQKENQPAATTTVAQVSEPPAAPKGMSIPPPPPPEPPKMEIKGEPAAKPVKPTPKEEPKAAAKEPESSKGKSAKDTLSKFFRSKTIKDAAPEPAVEVEVQPVVEVQETPVEEPEPVVVEVKSETNVEPPETAEEVAQPVVEEQMVEEVPQPVVEDEKVDPSKASTLEAAAKPEPPPPVQEEKKTASKSAFFSLFKPKVLLDHMTTKVQAASTSGVRLLRRTTGLAADPKKATPAPAAAAAETVKAKEEPKAAAKSSEAVVDNKPASVASQAGDDAANMPKKLEKRNSIQLFFKILGQKRNSTDAGVQTEPAVAAPAAEKAK, from the exons ATGGGAAACGACAACTCCAAGAACAAAGAGCTGAACAAG aATACGAAAAGTTGCAAGAAGCATGGAAATGGCCTCTCTGCAAACGTCACATCTAATGGATTGGAGGTTACTG gtaaCGGTGACACCATAGTCCAGCAAAATGGCGAGCCCCTCTCTTTAAACCATGCCCTAGAATCGACTGAGTACATGATCGTCGAATCAGACTGCAAACCTGCTGACGCTCCAGTTATTTCTGAAAGCCATGAACCCATCAACCCGAAGGAAGAGGTCACGGAGAGTAATGAAGATCAAACAGACGTAAGTCTTCCTGCCACTGATCCAAAGCCA GAGACAGCTAACCTAAAGCAAGAAACCAAATCATTAACGTCGCCAGAGAGTGTGACTCTAGACCCGGGTCCAGAGGAAGAAAAAGCTCCTGAAACTGACAACGGTAACGGTGAACCTGTGGAAAACCAAGAGGACGGTAACCCAGAAGAGAATCCAGTTATGAACTTCTTCAAAACACTA GTGACTACCAAAGTAACCAAAAAGGAAACAGCTACTCCTGATGCCACAAAAGTCCAG TCCCAGAAGGAGAACCAACCAGCGGCAACCACTACT GTTGCACAAGTATCTGAGCCGCCTGCAGCACCCAAAGGAATGTCTATCCCGCCACcgcctcctccagagccaccgAAAATGGAAATCAAGGGAGAACCAGCTGCCAAACCTGTCAAACCCACGCCAAAAGAAGAACCAAAAGCTGCCGCAAAGGAACCCGAGTCCTCAAAAGGAAAATCAGCCAAAGATACTCTGAGCAAGTTCTTCCGttcaaag ACAATCAAGGATGCAGCACCAGAGCCAGCAGTAGAAGTAGAGGTACAACCAGTTGTAGAAGTACAG GAGACACCAGTGGAAGAGccagagccagttgttgtagaAGTCAAG AGTGAAACTAATGTTGAACCCCctgagacagcagaggaggtggCACAGCCAGTTGTAGAGGAGCAG ATGGTGGAAGAGGTACCACAGCCAGTGGTAGAAGATGAG AAGGTGGATCCCTCAAAAGCCAGCACTCTGGAGGCCGCTGCGAAGCCAGAACCGCCACCGCCTGttcaggaagaaaagaaaacagcctCAAAATCagccttcttttctctcttcaagCCTAAA GTACTGTTAGACCACATGACCACAAAAGTCCAGGCAGCCTCCACAAGTGGAGTTCGGCTCCTCAGGAGAACAACCGGACTG GCTGCCGATCCCAAGAAGGCGACCCCTGCcccggctgcagcagcagcagagacagtTAAAGCCAAGGAGGAACCCAAAGCAGCAGCCAAGTCATCAGAGGCGGTTGTAGATAACAAACCAGCTTCAGTGGCCTCCCAAGCTGGAGACGATGCAGCCAATATGCCCAAGAAACTGGAGAAGAGGAACTCCATCCAGCTGTTCTTTAAAATTCTG GGTCAGAAACGTAACTCGACAGATGCCGGGGTCCAGACAGAGCCAGCCGTTGCTGCTCCAGCAGCTGAGAAGGccaaatga
- the bcas1 gene encoding breast carcinoma-amplified sequence 1 isoform X2, translating into MGNDNSKNKELNKNTKSCKKHGNGLSANVTSNGLEVTGNGDTIVQQNGEPLSLNHALESTEYMIVESDCKPADAPVISESHEPINPKEEVTESNEDQTDVSLPATDPKPETANLKQETKSLTSPESVTLDPGPEEEKAPETDNGNGEPVENQEDGNPEENPVMNFFKTLVTTKVTKKETATPDATKVQSQKENQPAATTTVAQVSEPPAAPKGMSIPPPPPPEPPKMEIKGEPAAKPVKPTPKEEPKAAAKEPESSKGKSAKDTLSKFFRSKQTIKDAAPEPAVEVEVQPVVEVQETPVEEPEPVVVEVKSETNVEPPETAEEVAQPVVEEQMVEEVPQPVVEDEVDPSKASTLEAAAKPEPPPPVQEEKKTASKSAFFSLFKPKVLLDHMTTKVQAASTSGVRLLRRTTGLAADPKKATPAPAAAAAETVKAKEEPKAAAKSSEAVVDNKPASVASQAGDDAANMPKKLEKRNSIQLFFKILGQKRNSTDAGVQTEPAVAAPAAEKAK; encoded by the exons ATGGGAAACGACAACTCCAAGAACAAAGAGCTGAACAAG aATACGAAAAGTTGCAAGAAGCATGGAAATGGCCTCTCTGCAAACGTCACATCTAATGGATTGGAGGTTACTG gtaaCGGTGACACCATAGTCCAGCAAAATGGCGAGCCCCTCTCTTTAAACCATGCCCTAGAATCGACTGAGTACATGATCGTCGAATCAGACTGCAAACCTGCTGACGCTCCAGTTATTTCTGAAAGCCATGAACCCATCAACCCGAAGGAAGAGGTCACGGAGAGTAATGAAGATCAAACAGACGTAAGTCTTCCTGCCACTGATCCAAAGCCA GAGACAGCTAACCTAAAGCAAGAAACCAAATCATTAACGTCGCCAGAGAGTGTGACTCTAGACCCGGGTCCAGAGGAAGAAAAAGCTCCTGAAACTGACAACGGTAACGGTGAACCTGTGGAAAACCAAGAGGACGGTAACCCAGAAGAGAATCCAGTTATGAACTTCTTCAAAACACTA GTGACTACCAAAGTAACCAAAAAGGAAACAGCTACTCCTGATGCCACAAAAGTCCAG TCCCAGAAGGAGAACCAACCAGCGGCAACCACTACT GTTGCACAAGTATCTGAGCCGCCTGCAGCACCCAAAGGAATGTCTATCCCGCCACcgcctcctccagagccaccgAAAATGGAAATCAAGGGAGAACCAGCTGCCAAACCTGTCAAACCCACGCCAAAAGAAGAACCAAAAGCTGCCGCAAAGGAACCCGAGTCCTCAAAAGGAAAATCAGCCAAAGATACTCTGAGCAAGTTCTTCCGttcaaag CAGACAATCAAGGATGCAGCACCAGAGCCAGCAGTAGAAGTAGAGGTACAACCAGTTGTAGAAGTACAG GAGACACCAGTGGAAGAGccagagccagttgttgtagaAGTCAAG AGTGAAACTAATGTTGAACCCCctgagacagcagaggaggtggCACAGCCAGTTGTAGAGGAGCAG ATGGTGGAAGAGGTACCACAGCCAGTGGTAGAAGATGAG GTGGATCCCTCAAAAGCCAGCACTCTGGAGGCCGCTGCGAAGCCAGAACCGCCACCGCCTGttcaggaagaaaagaaaacagcctCAAAATCagccttcttttctctcttcaagCCTAAA GTACTGTTAGACCACATGACCACAAAAGTCCAGGCAGCCTCCACAAGTGGAGTTCGGCTCCTCAGGAGAACAACCGGACTG GCTGCCGATCCCAAGAAGGCGACCCCTGCcccggctgcagcagcagcagagacagtTAAAGCCAAGGAGGAACCCAAAGCAGCAGCCAAGTCATCAGAGGCGGTTGTAGATAACAAACCAGCTTCAGTGGCCTCCCAAGCTGGAGACGATGCAGCCAATATGCCCAAGAAACTGGAGAAGAGGAACTCCATCCAGCTGTTCTTTAAAATTCTG GGTCAGAAACGTAACTCGACAGATGCCGGGGTCCAGACAGAGCCAGCCGTTGCTGCTCCAGCAGCTGAGAAGGccaaatga
- the bcas1 gene encoding breast carcinoma-amplified sequence 1 isoform X1 — MGNDNSKNKELNKNTKSCKKHGNGLSANVTSNGLEVTGNGDTIVQQNGEPLSLNHALESTEYMIVESDCKPADAPVISESHEPINPKEEVTESNEDQTDVSLPATDPKPETANLKQETKSLTSPESVTLDPGPEEEKAPETDNGNGEPVENQEDGNPEENPVMNFFKTLVTTKVTKKETATPDATKVQSQKENQPAATTTVAQVSEPPAAPKGMSIPPPPPPEPPKMEIKGEPAAKPVKPTPKEEPKAAAKEPESSKGKSAKDTLSKFFRSKQTIKDAAPEPAVEVEVQPVVEVQETPVEEPEPVVVEVKSETNVEPPETAEEVAQPVVEEQMVEEVPQPVVEDEKVDPSKASTLEAAAKPEPPPPVQEEKKTASKSAFFSLFKPKVLLDHMTTKVQAASTSGVRLLRRTTGLAADPKKATPAPAAAAAETVKAKEEPKAAAKSSEAVVDNKPASVASQAGDDAANMPKKLEKRNSIQLFFKILGQKRNSTDAGVQTEPAVAAPAAEKAK, encoded by the exons ATGGGAAACGACAACTCCAAGAACAAAGAGCTGAACAAG aATACGAAAAGTTGCAAGAAGCATGGAAATGGCCTCTCTGCAAACGTCACATCTAATGGATTGGAGGTTACTG gtaaCGGTGACACCATAGTCCAGCAAAATGGCGAGCCCCTCTCTTTAAACCATGCCCTAGAATCGACTGAGTACATGATCGTCGAATCAGACTGCAAACCTGCTGACGCTCCAGTTATTTCTGAAAGCCATGAACCCATCAACCCGAAGGAAGAGGTCACGGAGAGTAATGAAGATCAAACAGACGTAAGTCTTCCTGCCACTGATCCAAAGCCA GAGACAGCTAACCTAAAGCAAGAAACCAAATCATTAACGTCGCCAGAGAGTGTGACTCTAGACCCGGGTCCAGAGGAAGAAAAAGCTCCTGAAACTGACAACGGTAACGGTGAACCTGTGGAAAACCAAGAGGACGGTAACCCAGAAGAGAATCCAGTTATGAACTTCTTCAAAACACTA GTGACTACCAAAGTAACCAAAAAGGAAACAGCTACTCCTGATGCCACAAAAGTCCAG TCCCAGAAGGAGAACCAACCAGCGGCAACCACTACT GTTGCACAAGTATCTGAGCCGCCTGCAGCACCCAAAGGAATGTCTATCCCGCCACcgcctcctccagagccaccgAAAATGGAAATCAAGGGAGAACCAGCTGCCAAACCTGTCAAACCCACGCCAAAAGAAGAACCAAAAGCTGCCGCAAAGGAACCCGAGTCCTCAAAAGGAAAATCAGCCAAAGATACTCTGAGCAAGTTCTTCCGttcaaag CAGACAATCAAGGATGCAGCACCAGAGCCAGCAGTAGAAGTAGAGGTACAACCAGTTGTAGAAGTACAG GAGACACCAGTGGAAGAGccagagccagttgttgtagaAGTCAAG AGTGAAACTAATGTTGAACCCCctgagacagcagaggaggtggCACAGCCAGTTGTAGAGGAGCAG ATGGTGGAAGAGGTACCACAGCCAGTGGTAGAAGATGAG AAGGTGGATCCCTCAAAAGCCAGCACTCTGGAGGCCGCTGCGAAGCCAGAACCGCCACCGCCTGttcaggaagaaaagaaaacagcctCAAAATCagccttcttttctctcttcaagCCTAAA GTACTGTTAGACCACATGACCACAAAAGTCCAGGCAGCCTCCACAAGTGGAGTTCGGCTCCTCAGGAGAACAACCGGACTG GCTGCCGATCCCAAGAAGGCGACCCCTGCcccggctgcagcagcagcagagacagtTAAAGCCAAGGAGGAACCCAAAGCAGCAGCCAAGTCATCAGAGGCGGTTGTAGATAACAAACCAGCTTCAGTGGCCTCCCAAGCTGGAGACGATGCAGCCAATATGCCCAAGAAACTGGAGAAGAGGAACTCCATCCAGCTGTTCTTTAAAATTCTG GGTCAGAAACGTAACTCGACAGATGCCGGGGTCCAGACAGAGCCAGCCGTTGCTGCTCCAGCAGCTGAGAAGGccaaatga
- the bcas1 gene encoding breast carcinoma-amplified sequence 1 isoform X8, translating into MGNDNSKNKELNKNTKSCKKHGNGLSANVTSNGLEVTGNGDTIVQQNGEPLSLNHALESTEYMIVESDCKPADAPVISESHEPINPKEEVTESNEDQTDVSLPATDPKPETANLKQETKSLTSPESVTLDPGPEEEKAPETDNGNGEPVENQEDGNPEENPVMNFFKTLVTTKVTKKETATPDATKVQSQKENQPAATTTVAQVSEPPAAPKGMSIPPPPPPEPPKMEIKGEPAAKPVKPTPKEEPKAAAKEPESSKGKSAKDTLSKFFRSKQTIKDAAPEPAVEVEVQPVVEVQETPVEEPEPVVVEVKMVEEVPQPVVEDEVDPSKASTLEAAAKPEPPPPVQEEKKTASKSAFFSLFKPKVLLDHMTTKVQAASTSGVRLLRRTTGLAADPKKATPAPAAAAAETVKAKEEPKAAAKSSEAVVDNKPASVASQAGDDAANMPKKLEKRNSIQLFFKILGQKRNSTDAGVQTEPAVAAPAAEKAK; encoded by the exons ATGGGAAACGACAACTCCAAGAACAAAGAGCTGAACAAG aATACGAAAAGTTGCAAGAAGCATGGAAATGGCCTCTCTGCAAACGTCACATCTAATGGATTGGAGGTTACTG gtaaCGGTGACACCATAGTCCAGCAAAATGGCGAGCCCCTCTCTTTAAACCATGCCCTAGAATCGACTGAGTACATGATCGTCGAATCAGACTGCAAACCTGCTGACGCTCCAGTTATTTCTGAAAGCCATGAACCCATCAACCCGAAGGAAGAGGTCACGGAGAGTAATGAAGATCAAACAGACGTAAGTCTTCCTGCCACTGATCCAAAGCCA GAGACAGCTAACCTAAAGCAAGAAACCAAATCATTAACGTCGCCAGAGAGTGTGACTCTAGACCCGGGTCCAGAGGAAGAAAAAGCTCCTGAAACTGACAACGGTAACGGTGAACCTGTGGAAAACCAAGAGGACGGTAACCCAGAAGAGAATCCAGTTATGAACTTCTTCAAAACACTA GTGACTACCAAAGTAACCAAAAAGGAAACAGCTACTCCTGATGCCACAAAAGTCCAG TCCCAGAAGGAGAACCAACCAGCGGCAACCACTACT GTTGCACAAGTATCTGAGCCGCCTGCAGCACCCAAAGGAATGTCTATCCCGCCACcgcctcctccagagccaccgAAAATGGAAATCAAGGGAGAACCAGCTGCCAAACCTGTCAAACCCACGCCAAAAGAAGAACCAAAAGCTGCCGCAAAGGAACCCGAGTCCTCAAAAGGAAAATCAGCCAAAGATACTCTGAGCAAGTTCTTCCGttcaaag CAGACAATCAAGGATGCAGCACCAGAGCCAGCAGTAGAAGTAGAGGTACAACCAGTTGTAGAAGTACAG GAGACACCAGTGGAAGAGccagagccagttgttgtagaAGTCAAG ATGGTGGAAGAGGTACCACAGCCAGTGGTAGAAGATGAG GTGGATCCCTCAAAAGCCAGCACTCTGGAGGCCGCTGCGAAGCCAGAACCGCCACCGCCTGttcaggaagaaaagaaaacagcctCAAAATCagccttcttttctctcttcaagCCTAAA GTACTGTTAGACCACATGACCACAAAAGTCCAGGCAGCCTCCACAAGTGGAGTTCGGCTCCTCAGGAGAACAACCGGACTG GCTGCCGATCCCAAGAAGGCGACCCCTGCcccggctgcagcagcagcagagacagtTAAAGCCAAGGAGGAACCCAAAGCAGCAGCCAAGTCATCAGAGGCGGTTGTAGATAACAAACCAGCTTCAGTGGCCTCCCAAGCTGGAGACGATGCAGCCAATATGCCCAAGAAACTGGAGAAGAGGAACTCCATCCAGCTGTTCTTTAAAATTCTG GGTCAGAAACGTAACTCGACAGATGCCGGGGTCCAGACAGAGCCAGCCGTTGCTGCTCCAGCAGCTGAGAAGGccaaatga
- the bcas1 gene encoding breast carcinoma-amplified sequence 1 isoform X6, with protein MGNDNSKNKELNKNTKSCKKHGNGLSANVTSNGLEVTGNGDTIVQQNGEPLSLNHALESTEYMIVESDCKPADAPVISESHEPINPKEEVTESNEDQTDVSLPATDPKPETANLKQETKSLTSPESVTLDPGPEEEKAPETDNGNGEPVENQEDGNPEENPVMNFFKTLVTTKVTKKETATPDATKVQSQKENQPAATTTVAQVSEPPAAPKGMSIPPPPPPEPPKMEIKGEPAAKPVKPTPKEEPKAAAKEPESSKGKSAKDTLSKFFRSKQTIKDAAPEPAVEVEVQPVVEVQETPVEEPEPVVVEVKMVEEVPQPVVEDEKVDPSKASTLEAAAKPEPPPPVQEEKKTASKSAFFSLFKPKVLLDHMTTKVQAASTSGVRLLRRTTGLAADPKKATPAPAAAAAETVKAKEEPKAAAKSSEAVVDNKPASVASQAGDDAANMPKKLEKRNSIQLFFKILGQKRNSTDAGVQTEPAVAAPAAEKAK; from the exons ATGGGAAACGACAACTCCAAGAACAAAGAGCTGAACAAG aATACGAAAAGTTGCAAGAAGCATGGAAATGGCCTCTCTGCAAACGTCACATCTAATGGATTGGAGGTTACTG gtaaCGGTGACACCATAGTCCAGCAAAATGGCGAGCCCCTCTCTTTAAACCATGCCCTAGAATCGACTGAGTACATGATCGTCGAATCAGACTGCAAACCTGCTGACGCTCCAGTTATTTCTGAAAGCCATGAACCCATCAACCCGAAGGAAGAGGTCACGGAGAGTAATGAAGATCAAACAGACGTAAGTCTTCCTGCCACTGATCCAAAGCCA GAGACAGCTAACCTAAAGCAAGAAACCAAATCATTAACGTCGCCAGAGAGTGTGACTCTAGACCCGGGTCCAGAGGAAGAAAAAGCTCCTGAAACTGACAACGGTAACGGTGAACCTGTGGAAAACCAAGAGGACGGTAACCCAGAAGAGAATCCAGTTATGAACTTCTTCAAAACACTA GTGACTACCAAAGTAACCAAAAAGGAAACAGCTACTCCTGATGCCACAAAAGTCCAG TCCCAGAAGGAGAACCAACCAGCGGCAACCACTACT GTTGCACAAGTATCTGAGCCGCCTGCAGCACCCAAAGGAATGTCTATCCCGCCACcgcctcctccagagccaccgAAAATGGAAATCAAGGGAGAACCAGCTGCCAAACCTGTCAAACCCACGCCAAAAGAAGAACCAAAAGCTGCCGCAAAGGAACCCGAGTCCTCAAAAGGAAAATCAGCCAAAGATACTCTGAGCAAGTTCTTCCGttcaaag CAGACAATCAAGGATGCAGCACCAGAGCCAGCAGTAGAAGTAGAGGTACAACCAGTTGTAGAAGTACAG GAGACACCAGTGGAAGAGccagagccagttgttgtagaAGTCAAG ATGGTGGAAGAGGTACCACAGCCAGTGGTAGAAGATGAG AAGGTGGATCCCTCAAAAGCCAGCACTCTGGAGGCCGCTGCGAAGCCAGAACCGCCACCGCCTGttcaggaagaaaagaaaacagcctCAAAATCagccttcttttctctcttcaagCCTAAA GTACTGTTAGACCACATGACCACAAAAGTCCAGGCAGCCTCCACAAGTGGAGTTCGGCTCCTCAGGAGAACAACCGGACTG GCTGCCGATCCCAAGAAGGCGACCCCTGCcccggctgcagcagcagcagagacagtTAAAGCCAAGGAGGAACCCAAAGCAGCAGCCAAGTCATCAGAGGCGGTTGTAGATAACAAACCAGCTTCAGTGGCCTCCCAAGCTGGAGACGATGCAGCCAATATGCCCAAGAAACTGGAGAAGAGGAACTCCATCCAGCTGTTCTTTAAAATTCTG GGTCAGAAACGTAACTCGACAGATGCCGGGGTCCAGACAGAGCCAGCCGTTGCTGCTCCAGCAGCTGAGAAGGccaaatga
- the bcas1 gene encoding breast carcinoma-amplified sequence 1 isoform X9, protein MGNDNSKNKELNKNTKSCKKHGNGLSANVTSNGLEVTGNGDTIVQQNGEPLSLNHALESTEYMIVESDCKPADAPVISESHEPINPKEEVTESNEDQTDVSLPATDPKPETANLKQETKSLTSPESVTLDPGPEEEKAPETDNGNGEPVENQEDGNPEENPVMNFFKTLVTTKVTKKETATPDATKVQSQKENQPAATTTVAQVSEPPAAPKGMSIPPPPPPEPPKMEIKGEPAAKPVKPTPKEEPKAAAKEPESSKGKSAKDTLSKFFRSKQTIKDAAPEPAVEVEVQPVVEVQETPVEEPEPVVVEVKSETNVEPPETAEEVAQPVVEEQMVEEVPQPVVEDEKVDPSKASTLEAAAKPEPPPPVQEEKKTASKSAFFSLFKPKAADPKKATPAPAAAAAETVKAKEEPKAAAKSSEAVVDNKPASVASQAGDDAANMPKKLEKRNSIQLFFKILGQKRNSTDAGVQTEPAVAAPAAEKAK, encoded by the exons ATGGGAAACGACAACTCCAAGAACAAAGAGCTGAACAAG aATACGAAAAGTTGCAAGAAGCATGGAAATGGCCTCTCTGCAAACGTCACATCTAATGGATTGGAGGTTACTG gtaaCGGTGACACCATAGTCCAGCAAAATGGCGAGCCCCTCTCTTTAAACCATGCCCTAGAATCGACTGAGTACATGATCGTCGAATCAGACTGCAAACCTGCTGACGCTCCAGTTATTTCTGAAAGCCATGAACCCATCAACCCGAAGGAAGAGGTCACGGAGAGTAATGAAGATCAAACAGACGTAAGTCTTCCTGCCACTGATCCAAAGCCA GAGACAGCTAACCTAAAGCAAGAAACCAAATCATTAACGTCGCCAGAGAGTGTGACTCTAGACCCGGGTCCAGAGGAAGAAAAAGCTCCTGAAACTGACAACGGTAACGGTGAACCTGTGGAAAACCAAGAGGACGGTAACCCAGAAGAGAATCCAGTTATGAACTTCTTCAAAACACTA GTGACTACCAAAGTAACCAAAAAGGAAACAGCTACTCCTGATGCCACAAAAGTCCAG TCCCAGAAGGAGAACCAACCAGCGGCAACCACTACT GTTGCACAAGTATCTGAGCCGCCTGCAGCACCCAAAGGAATGTCTATCCCGCCACcgcctcctccagagccaccgAAAATGGAAATCAAGGGAGAACCAGCTGCCAAACCTGTCAAACCCACGCCAAAAGAAGAACCAAAAGCTGCCGCAAAGGAACCCGAGTCCTCAAAAGGAAAATCAGCCAAAGATACTCTGAGCAAGTTCTTCCGttcaaag CAGACAATCAAGGATGCAGCACCAGAGCCAGCAGTAGAAGTAGAGGTACAACCAGTTGTAGAAGTACAG GAGACACCAGTGGAAGAGccagagccagttgttgtagaAGTCAAG AGTGAAACTAATGTTGAACCCCctgagacagcagaggaggtggCACAGCCAGTTGTAGAGGAGCAG ATGGTGGAAGAGGTACCACAGCCAGTGGTAGAAGATGAG AAGGTGGATCCCTCAAAAGCCAGCACTCTGGAGGCCGCTGCGAAGCCAGAACCGCCACCGCCTGttcaggaagaaaagaaaacagcctCAAAATCagccttcttttctctcttcaagCCTAAA GCTGCCGATCCCAAGAAGGCGACCCCTGCcccggctgcagcagcagcagagacagtTAAAGCCAAGGAGGAACCCAAAGCAGCAGCCAAGTCATCAGAGGCGGTTGTAGATAACAAACCAGCTTCAGTGGCCTCCCAAGCTGGAGACGATGCAGCCAATATGCCCAAGAAACTGGAGAAGAGGAACTCCATCCAGCTGTTCTTTAAAATTCTG GGTCAGAAACGTAACTCGACAGATGCCGGGGTCCAGACAGAGCCAGCCGTTGCTGCTCCAGCAGCTGAGAAGGccaaatga
- the bcas1 gene encoding breast carcinoma-amplified sequence 1 isoform X10 → MGNDNSKNKELNKNTKSCKKHGNGLSANVTSNGLEVTGNGDTIVQQNGEPLSLNHALESTEYMIVESDCKPADAPVISESHEPINPKEEVTESNEDQTDVSLPATDPKPETANLKQETKSLTSPESVTLDPGPEEEKAPETDNGNGEPVENQEDGNPEENPVMNFFKTLVTTKVTKKETATPDATKVQSQKENQPAATTTVAQVSEPPAAPKGMSIPPPPPPEPPKMEIKGEPAAKPVKPTPKEEPKAAAKEPESSKGKSAKDTLSKFFRSKQTIKDAAPEPAVEVEVQPVVEVQETPVEEPEPVVVEVKSETNVEPPETAEEVAQPVVEEQMVEEVPQPVVEDEVDPSKASTLEAAAKPEPPPPVQEEKKTASKSAFFSLFKPKAADPKKATPAPAAAAAETVKAKEEPKAAAKSSEAVVDNKPASVASQAGDDAANMPKKLEKRNSIQLFFKILGQKRNSTDAGVQTEPAVAAPAAEKAK, encoded by the exons ATGGGAAACGACAACTCCAAGAACAAAGAGCTGAACAAG aATACGAAAAGTTGCAAGAAGCATGGAAATGGCCTCTCTGCAAACGTCACATCTAATGGATTGGAGGTTACTG gtaaCGGTGACACCATAGTCCAGCAAAATGGCGAGCCCCTCTCTTTAAACCATGCCCTAGAATCGACTGAGTACATGATCGTCGAATCAGACTGCAAACCTGCTGACGCTCCAGTTATTTCTGAAAGCCATGAACCCATCAACCCGAAGGAAGAGGTCACGGAGAGTAATGAAGATCAAACAGACGTAAGTCTTCCTGCCACTGATCCAAAGCCA GAGACAGCTAACCTAAAGCAAGAAACCAAATCATTAACGTCGCCAGAGAGTGTGACTCTAGACCCGGGTCCAGAGGAAGAAAAAGCTCCTGAAACTGACAACGGTAACGGTGAACCTGTGGAAAACCAAGAGGACGGTAACCCAGAAGAGAATCCAGTTATGAACTTCTTCAAAACACTA GTGACTACCAAAGTAACCAAAAAGGAAACAGCTACTCCTGATGCCACAAAAGTCCAG TCCCAGAAGGAGAACCAACCAGCGGCAACCACTACT GTTGCACAAGTATCTGAGCCGCCTGCAGCACCCAAAGGAATGTCTATCCCGCCACcgcctcctccagagccaccgAAAATGGAAATCAAGGGAGAACCAGCTGCCAAACCTGTCAAACCCACGCCAAAAGAAGAACCAAAAGCTGCCGCAAAGGAACCCGAGTCCTCAAAAGGAAAATCAGCCAAAGATACTCTGAGCAAGTTCTTCCGttcaaag CAGACAATCAAGGATGCAGCACCAGAGCCAGCAGTAGAAGTAGAGGTACAACCAGTTGTAGAAGTACAG GAGACACCAGTGGAAGAGccagagccagttgttgtagaAGTCAAG AGTGAAACTAATGTTGAACCCCctgagacagcagaggaggtggCACAGCCAGTTGTAGAGGAGCAG ATGGTGGAAGAGGTACCACAGCCAGTGGTAGAAGATGAG GTGGATCCCTCAAAAGCCAGCACTCTGGAGGCCGCTGCGAAGCCAGAACCGCCACCGCCTGttcaggaagaaaagaaaacagcctCAAAATCagccttcttttctctcttcaagCCTAAA GCTGCCGATCCCAAGAAGGCGACCCCTGCcccggctgcagcagcagcagagacagtTAAAGCCAAGGAGGAACCCAAAGCAGCAGCCAAGTCATCAGAGGCGGTTGTAGATAACAAACCAGCTTCAGTGGCCTCCCAAGCTGGAGACGATGCAGCCAATATGCCCAAGAAACTGGAGAAGAGGAACTCCATCCAGCTGTTCTTTAAAATTCTG GGTCAGAAACGTAACTCGACAGATGCCGGGGTCCAGACAGAGCCAGCCGTTGCTGCTCCAGCAGCTGAGAAGGccaaatga